A stretch of DNA from Vicingus serpentipes:
TGAGCATCAGCAGACATTCCTCCACCAACTATTTCAGCATAAATTGTTGCTCCTCTTTTAATTGCGTGCTCATATTCTTCAAGAATAACAGAAACTCCACCTTCTCCCATTACAAACCCATCTCTTTCTTTATCAAAAGGACGAGAAGCCGTTTCTGGAGAATCGTTTCTAGTTGATAAGGCATGCATTGCATTAAAACCTCCCATTCCAGCTTCATAAATAGAAGCTTCAGAACCCCCTGAAACAAAAACGTCTGCTTTTCCTAATCTGATATAGTTAAAAGCATCTATTAATGCATTGGTAGAAGAAGCACAAGCCGCAACTGTTGTAAAGTTTGGTCCTCTAAAACCATATTCCATAGATATTAATCCTGAAGCTATATCAGCTATCATTTTAGGAATAAAAAATGGATTGAATCGAGGAGTTCCATCTCCACCAACAAAGTTTGAAACTTCATCTTGGAATGTTTTAATTCCTCCAATACCAGAACCCCAAATAACACCAACTCTATCTTTATTCACCGTTTCTAAATCAATTTTAGAATCAGCTACAGCTTCTTTAGCTGCTATTAAAGCAAATTGTGTGTAAGGGTCAATTTTTCTTGCTTCTTTTCTATCAAAATAATCTGCAACATCATAATCTTTAACTTCACAAGCAAATTGTGTTTTGAATTTTGATGCATCAAATCGAGTTATAGGCGCACATCCACTAACCCCTTTTTTAAGATTTTCCCATGTTTCAGGAAAAGTTTTTCCTAGAGGAGTTATGGCTCCTATACCTGTTACTACTACTCTTCTTAATTCCATTTAAGAAACATTAAATATTGATAATATAAAACAGAAAAAGCTTTGAATTAGATATTCAAAGCAATTTCATTTAACCTAATAAAGGCTTATTACTTAGCGTTATCTTCGATGTATTTAACAGCATCTCCAACAGTAGCAATTTTTTCAGCTTGATCATCTGGAATTGCAATATTGAATTCTTTTTCGAATTCCATAATTAATTCAACTGTATCAAGAGAATCAGCTCCTAAATCATTTGTGAAGCTAGCTTCAGCTGTTACTTCGTTTTCGTCAACACCTAATTTGTCAACAATAATTGATACTACTCTTCCTTTAATATCTGACATGTTATTTAGTTTTTAAATTTATTTTTAATCTTAATAGTTTGCAAAGAAAATTATTTCTGTGAATATAGACAAATTATTTTGAATTATTAATACACAATCATTACTTCTTCAAGGGGCTTTCTTCTGATATCAGGCACTTGAGCGTCTTTTGAAGGATAGCCAACAGGTATTAATAAAAATGGGCGTTCGTTTTCTGGGCGATTTAATAGTTTGGTTAAAAAATTCATTGGACTTGGTGTGTGCGTTAATGCGATTAAGCCTGCATTATGTATTGCTGTTAAAAGCATCCCTGTAGCCAAGCCAACAGATTCATTTACATAATAGTTGTTCACTTTTTCTCCTTTAACCATTTCGTAAGCTCTTTTACAAACTATAATTAAATAAGGTGCTGTTTCTAAAAAAGGTTTGTGCCAATCGGTAGCAAATGTTTCCAAATCTTTTAGCCATCGCTCGCTCATCCTTCCATGGTAGTTTTCATATTCTTCTTTTTCGGCAGCTTCACGTATTTTCTTTTTCATTTCTGGATTTGCTACCACACAAAATGTCCAAGGTTGTTTGTGCGCGCCCGATGGTGCTGTGGAAGCTGCTTTTATAATGTTTTCAATTACTTTAATATCTACAGGTTCATCAGAAAAATCTCGTACAGTTCTTCTTTGATCTAACCAATTAAAGTACTCTTCACTTTTTATTAACTGCTCTTGGGGTTTAATCTCTTTTCTTTTATAAGGGATAAATTTATCTTCCATAATAGTTACTTTTGAGGTATTGAAATTAGTAAAAAAAATGACAAAAAAAATAGCTGTTTTTGCTTCGGGTAGTGGTTCTAATGCTGAGAATATTTTTAATTATTTTAAAAATAATGACAAAGTAACCATATCGTTAATTTTAACTAACAACCCTACCGCTGGTGTTATTGAACGAGCTAATCGGTTAAATATTCCTTTTGTTGTTTTTGATAAAAATGCTTTTAAAAACACCAATGAAATTGTAAAGCTATTACAAGAAAACAACATTGATTTAGTAGTGTTGGCTGGTTTTTTATGGTTAATACCAGAAAATTTAATTGAAGCTTTTCCCAATAAAATTGTAAACATACATCCGGCATTATTACCAAAATATGGCGGCAAAGGAATGTTTGGCGACAATGTGCACAAGGCAGTAGTAGAACATAAAGAAACCGAAACAGGTATTACCATACATTTTGTAAACCAACATTACGATGAGGGCAAAGTTATTTTCCAAGCTAAATGTAAAGTTTTACCAACGGATACTTTTGAGGAAGTAGCTTCAAAAATTCATGCTTTAGAATATGAACACTTTCCGAAAGTAATTGCGGATTTGCTCTTGACTTTCTCATAAAAATCAGCTACCTTCATTTATCAACCGATTAAATCGCATTGAAACGCGACTTAGACAGGCGTTATAACCAATTGAAAATGAAAAAAATAATATTCATAACCATATTAGCATTGATAACTTATGGGCAATGTTTTAGTCAATCTAACACTCCTATTTTTATCGGATTTCAGCCAAACATTACAGTTGAACCATTCTATGACAAAGGCGAATTTGACTTAGATATTGCTCCTGTGGTTTTTGAAGCTTCTGTAGGCTTAAGAACAAACATTAAAATTTCACCGATTGTTAATTATCATTTTGGAGGAACAACTAATGGAGTTTCTGATATTGGAGTTTTTAGTGTTTTGCCAATCTTCATTAAATCCAAGGAAGCTAAAAATGAAAGGCCCTATGGATTCTACCTAGGGCCGGTGATTGGTTTTGGAAGGAATTTAATTAACAGTCATTATACAACTACATTAAGCATAGAACCTGGATATATGTTTGAGACTAAAAACCGATTTACGATTTCCATGGGATTGCAATTAGGTGGATCATATTTCTCATACGATAAAGAACCTAATAAATGGGTTATTCATTGGGGGCCAAAATTCAGCTTTGGTTTTTGGATAAACTAAAATGAAAATAAGACTGGCTATAACACTGTATATAGCAAATAGGGCGTTCGGTGGTTTACGAAAGTGTTGCTATTTACAAACACCGCCAAATCGTTTATTTGGCTTTTAAGAATGAATAAGATAAAAACAAAATGCAACGCTTTGGCTAAGCGCAAACTTTATAGTTTTTCTGTATCTTTTGCCCTAAATGCCATATACTAAACGAAAGAAGATGAAGTCAATCTTCTGTAATTACTCCAAAAGTAAAACCTTGTTGTTTTAAAAACTCAATTGCTTTAGGCAAAGCATATTTCAGGTTTTTTTCGGCTTTTACGCTGTCGTGAAAAACAATTATAGAGCCTGCTTTGGTGTTGTTAATTACATTTTCGGCACATTTTGCAGGGCTTAAATTCGCATCAAAATCTCCACTCAACACATCCCACATTATAATTTTATAATGTTGTTTAAGCTTTCTTATTTGCGTGTTTTTTATTCTCCCGTAAGGTGGGCGAAATAAATTAGAATCTACTAATTCTGCACATTTTTCAATGTTTTGTAAGTAATCAGAAGATTTTGTTTTCCATCCATTTAAATGGTTGTAGGTGTGGTTTCCTATTGCATGTCCTTCAGCGATTAATTGCTGATATATTTGAGGGTATTTTTTTACATTATCGCCAACCACAAAAAATGTAGCTTTTATCTTGTGTTTTTTTAATGTTTCTAAAACCCATGTTGTAATTTCTGGTGTTGGACCATCATCAAAGGTTAAGTATATTGTTTTTGTATTGTTAGGTATATCCCAAACTAAGCTAGGAAATGATTTTTTTATAGCTAATGGTGTTTTTACAAGAAACATAGCCTGCTTTATTCTGGTTTTACATTAACTATTTTTTCAGCTAACTTATCAGCAATTAATGGGAATTCTGATTTAATGATTTTCTCGATATCGTTTTCGCTACTGTTAAACAATGTTTTAATTGCTCCAGAATCCATCACTTTTTCTTGATTGTTGAATATTGTGTAATGTACTTTTATTTCTCGCTGAGACTGACTATTCATCCCGCCACTTTCTTTCATTGTGCGTTTAATGTCTAGCTCGTTTATAAATAAATAATACGTTGCTTGGTATTGTTTATTTAAAGTGTTGATTAAATTTTCATTAGAGATTTTAGTCATCATGTATTTTTCTCTATCATCTGTTTGAGAAACAATTTGACCATTATTAATTCCTGCTTCGATTGGTTCTTCTTCTCTCTCTTTTTTCTTAAACTTATTCATCAATTTTTTGCCTGTATTTTCTTTTTCTACCACTTCTTCTACAGGCATTACTTCGTATTTATAGCCTATAGAGTTATAGATGTAAGAAAGTTCTTTAATGGCATCTTCTTGAGGGATAGTGTAAAAAGAAAGAGAAGTGTAATACTTTTTTAAGGAAATGTAAATGTTTTGATCTAAAGCTGCTCTAAACTTTGCTTTAATATCCTGAAAATTCATTTGATTTTCTTTAACCAACTCTTTATCTATATCAGAAATGTAAAGTCTTGGTTCGAAAGGAATAATTAAAACTTTGGCTTTTCCGTTGGCTTCACTATTCGTAACTGTACCCATTGTATTGTTTTGGGCAGTTAGTTTAATCGAGAAAATAAACAGCGTAATAATAAAAATGATTTTATTCATTGGTTTAGTGTTATGTAGAAGTAGTAAAGCTAAGTTATAATCACTGTTATGAGATTAAAACTAGAATAGCTTTTAAACAACTACGCGTTAATTACTAAACCACGCTCTTACAACATCCATACCATTAGCGTATAACATAAATGCTAACAACAACATCATTCCGGCTATTTGAGCATATTCCATAACCTTTTCGTTAGGCTTTCTTCCTGTAATCATTTCATAGCTCAAAAACATTACGTGCCCGCCATCTAAAGCAGGTATTGGTAATAAATTCATTACAGCAAGCATTACTGAAATCAAGGCTGTTTTTTCCCAAAAGTTTTGCCAATCCCAAGTAGCTCCGTAAAGTTTGCTTATCGAACCAAATCCTCCTAATTGTTTTACTCCAGCCTTAGAAAAAATTAATTTAAATTGGTCAATATATCTTTTTAAAACATTTCCTGTTTTATAAAATCCTGCAGGAATAGATTCAAAAAAACCATACTCTTTGGTAGCTATTGTTAAATAGTCTAAAAGTGACCCATAATGAATTCCTATCTTCCCTTCATCATTTGAAATAATCTGAAAATCTAATTCTTCATTATTTCTTAGTACTTTAAAAGTATATGCTGTCTTTGGCTCTGCAGAAGTATATTGAGTTGAATTCACCACTCCTGATATTTTCTCTCCGTTAACTCCAATAATTTTATCGCCAATTAACAGCCCCGCTTTTTCCGCTTCAGACAAAGGTGTTATCGAGTCTAAAATCATAGGATAATCTTCTACAAACAACCCTTTGGTTACTTTATTGCTAATAACTGTTTCGGCAAAATCTAAAGGAATAGACACTGTTTCTCTATTTCCTCCTCTATCAACCGTAACTTCTTTAATGTTGTCTAATAAAATTTGAACCGTAATTTGACCATAAGTTGTTTCACTATCTATTGGCTTACCATCTAAGGCAACAATTTTATCTCCGTTTTTAAACCCTATGCTTTGCGCTACAGAATCGCAATAAACGCCATAAGTAGCATTTTGAGCTGGGATATAAGTTTCTCCCCATGCAAACAAAATCATTGCATAAATAAAGAACGCTACAATAACATTTACAATAACACCACCAAGCATAATAATCAATCGCTGCCAAGTTGCTTTAGAACGGAATTCCCAAGGTTCAGCAGGTTTTTCCATTTGTTCTTTATCCATACTTTCATCTATCATCCCTGATATTTTTACATAGCCCCCAAGTGGTAACCATCCAATACCATATTCAGTGTCTCCAATTTTCTTTTTTACTAAAGAAAACCAAGGATTAAAAAATAAATAAAATGCCTCAACTCGAGTTTTAAATGCTTTGGCAGCAATAAAATGACCAAACTCATGCAATACCACAAGTATTGAAATTCCTAGTAAAAGTTGTGCTGCCTGTATAACGTAATCCATTCTTTTGTTTTATTTGAATAGCGAAATTACTATTTCCTTATTTGTAAATGCTATATCTTTAGTTTTGTTGATTCAATTGACTTATTTCTTGTTCAAAATCTAAATAAGGAGCTGTTTGCTTTAGCTTATTAATTAATTCAGTTTGTTTTGCTACAAACTGTTTGTGTCCAATGCTTTCGTAATTAAATGGTTTATGAGCTGCAGCATTTTTTATTTTGAATATTTGCTCAACTAAATCTAATGTACTTGGTTCAAAATAAGTTTCGGAAAACTTATCCCACACATAATTTATGGCTTGATCTGATGGGTGAATCATATCTTCTTTGTAAAAGCGATAATCCCTTAATTCATCAATTACTATTTCGTAAGCAGGAAAATAACTACAGTTTTCATACTTATTCATCAATTCATTTATTGCTAAATGTAATGTTGATTTACTTAAATTATTTTCGTGCAAACCACCTTTTGCATGTCGAACAGGACTAACCGTAAAAACAATGTTTTTAGTTTTAAAGTGGTTTAACAATTCATCATATTTTGTTACTATCTCAGCAACTGTTAATAAACGTTTTGAGAAAAATGTATTTGGTATTTTATGGCAATTGGCTACGATTTGACTGGTTTCTTTCCACTCATAAGCCCAAGCTGTACCAAATGTTAAAATAATGGTGTTCGATTGATTTAAAGCTAAAATATCTGCAGCTAACTTATCATTTTCCTTCATCAAAAATGCACTCTCATCAATTTTATGTGAACTACTTTGATTTGAAAAATTTACAAGTTTTTCATCTTTATAATTATAGATGTCATTACCATCATAATGCTTAACCTTTAATAAACG
This window harbors:
- the fabF gene encoding beta-ketoacyl-ACP synthase II, with the protein product MELRRVVVTGIGAITPLGKTFPETWENLKKGVSGCAPITRFDASKFKTQFACEVKDYDVADYFDRKEARKIDPYTQFALIAAKEAVADSKIDLETVNKDRVGVIWGSGIGGIKTFQDEVSNFVGGDGTPRFNPFFIPKMIADIASGLISMEYGFRGPNFTTVAACASSTNALIDAFNYIRLGKADVFVSGGSEASIYEAGMGGFNAMHALSTRNDSPETASRPFDKERDGFVMGEGGVSVILEEYEHAIKRGATIYAEIVGGGMSADAHHMTAPHPEGLGAKNVMLAALDDAGLKPEDIDYINVHGTSTPLGDVAESQAILSVFADHAYNLNISSTKSMTGHLLGAAGAIEAVATLMAVKENIVPPTINHFTDDEAFDPKLNFTFNKAQKREVRAALSNTFGFGGHNASVIFKKYEA
- the purN gene encoding phosphoribosylglycinamide formyltransferase, which translates into the protein MTKKIAVFASGSGSNAENIFNYFKNNDKVTISLILTNNPTAGVIERANRLNIPFVVFDKNAFKNTNEIVKLLQENNIDLVVLAGFLWLIPENLIEAFPNKIVNIHPALLPKYGGKGMFGDNVHKAVVEHKETETGITIHFVNQHYDEGKVIFQAKCKVLPTDTFEEVASKIHALEYEHFPKVIADLLLTFS
- a CDS encoding nitroreductase family protein, whose product is MEDKFIPYKRKEIKPQEQLIKSEEYFNWLDQRRTVRDFSDEPVDIKVIENIIKAASTAPSGAHKQPWTFCVVANPEMKKKIREAAEKEEYENYHGRMSERWLKDLETFATDWHKPFLETAPYLIIVCKRAYEMVKGEKVNNYYVNESVGLATGMLLTAIHNAGLIALTHTPSPMNFLTKLLNRPENERPFLLIPVGYPSKDAQVPDIRRKPLEEVMIVY
- the rseP gene encoding RIP metalloprotease RseP, whose product is MDYVIQAAQLLLGISILVVLHEFGHFIAAKAFKTRVEAFYLFFNPWFSLVKKKIGDTEYGIGWLPLGGYVKISGMIDESMDKEQMEKPAEPWEFRSKATWQRLIIMLGGVIVNVIVAFFIYAMILFAWGETYIPAQNATYGVYCDSVAQSIGFKNGDKIVALDGKPIDSETTYGQITVQILLDNIKEVTVDRGGNRETVSIPLDFAETVISNKVTKGLFVEDYPMILDSITPLSEAEKAGLLIGDKIIGVNGEKISGVVNSTQYTSAEPKTAYTFKVLRNNEELDFQIISNDEGKIGIHYGSLLDYLTIATKEYGFFESIPAGFYKTGNVLKRYIDQFKLIFSKAGVKQLGGFGSISKLYGATWDWQNFWEKTALISVMLAVMNLLPIPALDGGHVMFLSYEMITGRKPNEKVMEYAQIAGMMLLLAFMLYANGMDVVRAWFSN
- a CDS encoding GSCFA domain-containing protein; this encodes MILSIPTKIPQSNFKISHNEGLFLIGSCFSQNIGHRLKEAKFNISSNSFGTIYNPISIAENLHRLLKVKHYDGNDIYNYKDEKLVNFSNQSSSHKIDESAFLMKENDKLAADILALNQSNTIILTFGTAWAYEWKETSQIVANCHKIPNTFFSKRLLTVAEIVTKYDELLNHFKTKNIVFTVSPVRHAKGGLHENNLSKSTLHLAINELMNKYENCSYFPAYEIVIDELRDYRFYKEDMIHPSDQAINYVWDKFSETYFEPSTLDLVEQIFKIKNAAAHKPFNYESIGHKQFVAKQTELINKLKQTAPYLDFEQEISQLNQQN
- a CDS encoding acyl carrier protein produces the protein MSDIKGRVVSIIVDKLGVDENEVTAEASFTNDLGADSLDTVELIMEFEKEFNIAIPDDQAEKIATVGDAVKYIEDNAK
- a CDS encoding polysaccharide deacetylase family protein; translated protein: MFLVKTPLAIKKSFPSLVWDIPNNTKTIYLTFDDGPTPEITTWVLETLKKHKIKATFFVVGDNVKKYPQIYQQLIAEGHAIGNHTYNHLNGWKTKSSDYLQNIEKCAELVDSNLFRPPYGRIKNTQIRKLKQHYKIIMWDVLSGDFDANLSPAKCAENVINNTKAGSIIVFHDSVKAEKNLKYALPKAIEFLKQQGFTFGVITED